CGCAAGTCCGCCGGCAAGACCACCGCCCCGGCGCGCACGAGTGCGATCCGGCAATGGGCCACGGAGAACGGGCACACCGTATCGACCCGCGGGCGGATACCGGCGGCGGTCCTGCAGGCCTACACCGCAGCGCACTGATTCCGGACGACGAATCCGGTGATCCGACGCTGTAGTCCCGATTCGAGTGCCGGGTCGCGACAGCCGTGTCATTTTCCTCGCGATTATTGGCGAAACCGCCACTAGCTGACGGTGCTCCCACCCGCAAGACTGAGTTCACCGCCCCCTTGGGCGAATCACACTCAGGACAACGGTGAGGAACACCGATATGACCGATCCGATGAAGGCCGTCGTACTCGCCCGTTTTGGAGGACCCGAGGCTTTCGAGCTTCGTGACGTCTCGGTTCCACAGGTCGGGCCCCGCCAGGTACGGGTCAATGTGCATGCGACTGCGGTCAATCCGCTGGACTACCAGATCCGGCGCGGCGACTACGCGGATCACGTGCCGCTGCCGGCGATCATCGGACACGACGTCTCCGGCGTGATCGAGGAAGTCGGATCCGACGTGACCGAGTTCGCACCCGGCGACGCGGTCTACTACACGCCCCGGATCTTCGGCGGGCCAGGCTCCTACGCCGAGCAGCACGTCGCCGACGTCGACCTCGTCGGTCGCAAGCCGGAGAACATCAATCATCTGGAAGCGGCCAGCCTCACGCTGGTCGGCGGCACCGTCTGGGAGTCCCTGGTCACGCGCGCGCAACTCAGCGTCGGGGAGACCATCCTCATCCACGGCGGCACCGGCGGGGTCGGGACAATTGCCATCCAGACCGCGAAAGCAATTGGTGCACAGGTGATCACCACCGCCAAAGCGGCCGCCCACGAGTTCGTCCGCTCGCTCGGGGCGGATGCGGCCATCGACTTCACCTCGACCGACTACGTCGAAGCGGTGGCCGATCTGACCCGCGGCAAGGGTGTTGATGTCGTCTTCGACACGATCGGAGGCGACACGCTGACCAAGAGCCCGCTCACGCTCACCGATGGTGGGCGCGTGATCAGCATCGTCGACATCGCGCAGCCACAGAATCTCATCGAAGCCTGGGGCCGCAACGCCGCCTATCACTTCGTCTTCACCCGGCAGAACCAGGGAAAGCTCAACGCGCTCACCACCCTGGTCGAACGGGGCCTCGTCAAACCCGTCATCGGCGCAACGCTTCCGCTCGCCCGCGTGGGTGAGGCGCACGAACTCCTGGAGAACCGGCAGCGGTATACCCTGCGCGGCAAGGTCGCGATCGACGTAGCGGGTGACACCGTTGAGCTCCCTCCGCTGCGCGCCGCATAGCGTGCGGGCGGTATCAACTCCGCCCGGCGAAGGTGGCGCGGTACTCGGTGGGCGACACATCGAGCAGCCGGCGGAAATGCAGCCGCAGGTTCGATCCGGTCCCCAGGCCGACCTCTTCGGCGATCCGATCGACCGGCAGGCGGGTGCTCTCCAAGAGTTCCCGGGCGGTGTCCACCCGCGCCCGCAGAACCCACTGCAGCGGGGTGCTGCCCGTCTCTTCGGTGAAACGACGCAGGAACGTCCGTGGCGACATCCGCGCATGCGCGGCGAGTCCGGCGACGGTGATCTGCTCATCGAGCCGCGTCATGGCCCATTCCCGGGTCGCCGCAAGGGATTCGCCTTGGCCGGCCGAGGTGCTCTTGGGCAGGTACTGAGCCTGTCCCCCAGCCCTGTACGGCGCGGTGACCAGCCCGCGGGCGATCTCGTTCGCGGCGCTCACGCCGAGGTCACGCCGGACCATGTGCAGGCACAGGTCCAGACCGGCGGCGGCCCCGGCCGAGGTGAGGACGGATCCCTCGTCGACGAAGAGCACGTTCGGTTCGACCGTGATCTGGGGATGACGCTGCGCGAGCTTGTCGGCCGCGTCCCAGTGCGTCGTCGCGCTGAGACCGTCGAGCAGGCCCGCCTCCGCGAGGGCGAATGCGCCGTAGCAGATCGACGCGATGCGGGCCCCGCGGGACGCCGCGCTGCGCAGCGCCTCCAGGACCTGTGCCGGTACCGGCCGGCCCGCCGGCGCATATCCGGGAACGATGATCGTGTCCGCCTCGGCCAGTGCGTCGAGTCCCCGTGGGACGGTGAAACCGAATCCTCCGTGGGACGGCACGGTACCGGCGCTCACCCCGCACGCCGATACCTCATATCCGAACCCCGTCTCCGGATGGAACACCTCCGCCGGGATCCCGACGTCCATCGGGAGTGCCCCCTCGAGGACGAGGACCACCACCTGATGCGGTCCTTGACAGCTAGGAGAGTGCATGTTGCCTCGCGAATTCCCAAGTGAGAACACTTGCATCGGGTCCTGCGTGGTCGGTGAACAGTCCGGCACCGGACGGTCCGGGCCAGGAGTGCCCCATGCCCTCGACGAGATACGACTCGACGAGCGTGGCACCATCTGCCGCGGTCCGGGTGCTGCGGGTGTAGGCGTGGCGGTCGGGTCCAGCCGGCGTTCTGTGGACTTGCTCGACCACGCCGAGACTGTCGTTGAGCATGCCGTCGTCGACCAGATCCTGCACCGCGGTCCAATGCGCAACGAGGCGATCGGCGACCAGCGGCGGCACCACCTCGTCCTGCGCACCCTGGATGACGAGCATCGGCACATGCCTGGCCCGCTGTCCCATCTGGGCCCACGCCTGACGCGCGGTGTACTCCGGCGGAGTGGCGTCCGGATCGTCGGGGCGCACCTGATTGAGCCCGTACTCGCCGCCCGCTACGGAGGTGACCGTCGCGAACAGATCGGGATAGGTTGCCGCGAGGATCACAGCGGTGCCGGCGCCGGAGGAGGCGCCCACGACATGGACCCGGTGCGGATCGGCCCCGTAGTCCGCGACAACCTGTCGAGCGGCGCCGGCCAACAGCGCGGGTTCTCCACTGCCGCGGTGTTGTTCGCGCGGGTCACCCGAATCCCAACAGTTGACCGTGCCGCGGAGCAGTCGCTGGGTCGGATAGACCACGATGAATCCTTCGCGGTCGGCCAGGCCGTTGAGCTGAGTGGTCGCCTTCATCGAGTTCCACCCGAATCCGGTCATCGCGCACCCGTGGATCGCCATGACCACCGGCAGCCCGGAGCCCCACTCGTGATGTGGCGGGACGTGCACCTGGTATCGCTGACGGCCACCGTCTCCGACGTACACGTGGTTGCGGTCGCCTGCGCCCATCGCCCATGGCATTCCGAATTGGGCGGCGGCGGTGAGCCCGGTCGCCGCCATGGTCAACGCCAAGGCCAGGGCCAAGGCGGGGCGCCTACGACGAACGATTGCGTTGGTGCTGGTGGTACCCATCGAGTCGGTAAACGCCATCGCGCACCGATTCCATACCGCGCCGTGGCCTCGACACCGCCCCCGCAAGACGGGACGACCCGTCTTGACACGAGACGACCCGTTCCGTATCGTACTGGCCACCAGTTCGGCGACACGACCTCCACCCGATAAACCGTCTGACGCTCGCGTCCGACGCACCCGCCAACAGAACAACCGCGTACCCGACCGGTCTCGGTGTGATGCTCTCGCCCCGCAGATCGACTCCCTCACCGCGACTCTCGTACCCCTTTGAAAGACAAGGGTTCTCCACAGTCCGGGCCGAGGACGATGCTGCCCGACGAACCTAGGAATCACCCCCATGAGCCATCCCGCTCAACCCGACGACGACGAACTGACCGCCCGTTTCGAGCGCGAGGTGATCCCGCTCCTGGACAGACTCTTCAACGCGGCAATGCGACTGACCCAACAACGGGCCGACGCGGAAGACCTGGTCCAGGAGACGATGATCCGGGCGTACGCAGGGTTCCGGAGCTACCAGCCCGGCACCAATCTCGCCGGCTGGCTGCTGCGCATCCAGGCGAACGCGCACATCAGCGGCTATCGCAAGCGGATGCGCCGTCCCACCGAAACCATGATGAGCACGATCCACGAATGGCAACTGACCGACCACGCCGCGCGGTTGCCGCGATCGCTCCGCTCGGCGGAACTGGTCGTCCTGGAATCCCTACCCGACGACGACATCAGGGCCGCCTTGGACAAATTGCCGGAGATATTCCGGATGGCGGTGTACTACGCCGACGTCGAAGGTCTGTCCCACAAGGAGATCTGCGCCATCACCGGAACGCCGCCGGGCACCGTCATGTCCCGCATCCATCGCGGCAGATCACGGTTGCGGGTGCTGCTCGCCGACCTCGCCGCCGACCGCGGGTACGTCCCGCCCCCTACTTCTCGCGGCGGCAAGCAGCCCGCCGCCTCAGCACCGGCCGCGCACTGACCCACCATTTGGTCAATGCATTACGGCCACTTCCCTTTTGGAGAACACGTGAAATCCCAAGCCATACTTCCTGCCCTGAGTCTGGCGGTCTTGCTCACGGCGTGTACGTCGGCGCCGGCAAGTACTCTGCCCAACGCCTTGGACCGCTTCTATGAGCAGCGGATCGCCTGGGAAACCTGTGATGATTACGCCAGCACAGCCATCGAGACCGCGGTGTTCGCCGCCGCGCCCACGGCCGAATGTGGGCGTCTGATGGTGCCGTTGAATTATCAACAGCCGTCGGGCAAGACGGCGCGACTCGCGGTCATGCGGGTGCCCGCCCGGGGCGAGGCGATCGGCTCGCTGGTCATCAATCCCGGCGGGCCGGGCGGCTCGGGCCTGTTCGCCGCCGCGGCCACCTCGCTGGGGCTTGCCGAGAACCCCGTCACCGAGAGCTTCGACCTGGTCGGTCTGGATCCCCGCGGAGTGGGCCGATCGGAGCCGAGCATCGACTGCTTCACCGACACCGACACCGAAGCCGACGAGGGCGACGTACCGCTGACCACCCAGGGCACGACTGTCCAATGGACGGAGGCGGATACCCGGGCAATCGTCGACCGCTGTGCCGCAGGTTCGGGTGGCGCCGACGTGCTGGCCAGTGTCGGCACCCGCGACGCAGCCCGGGACATCGACGTGTTGCGGGCCGTTCTCGGGGACGAGAAGCTGACCTTCCTGGGCCAGAGCTACGGGACCCGGCTGGGTGCCGTGTACGCCGAGCAATTCCCGCAGAACATACGGGCCATGCTGCTCGACGGGGCGATCGACCCGCACCTGGGCACCGCGCAGCGTCGGATCGGCGCCTTCGCCGGGTTTCAGCGCTCCTTCGAACAGATGGCCGCGTATTGCGCCACGCAGGCCATCTGTCCGCTGGGCCACGACCCGGCAGGTGCCACCAAGACATTCGCTCAGATTGTGCGTCCGCTCTACGACACCCCTGTTCCCGCGCTGGGATCCGAGTTGAGTTACAACGAGGCGATCGGCGGCGTGATCTCCGGCCTGTACACCGAGACGGCCTGGCCGCGCGTCATCGCCGGCATCGCACAGCTGCAGCAGGGCCGCGGCGATGAGCTGCTGCAGCTGACCTACGACTTCGCGCTCCGGGACGCCGAGGGCCGGTGGACCAATTTCACCGAAGCGCTCTACGCGATCAACTGCATGGACGAGGAGCGTCTCAGCGAGACCGAGGGCGACGAATTACGGGCGGCCATTTTCGGGGTGGCACCGTTCATGGATCCCGGGGTGCAGCTGACGGGAGCGCGCGACGGCTGCGAACACTGGCCCGCCGAACCCACCCTCGGTTGCCCCTACGCCACCGAGATCGCCGGTCTTCCAACGACATTGGTCGTGTCCATCACCGGAGATCCCACCACGCCCCATGCCAGCGGCATCAGCCTGGCAAGCGCCCTGGGCAGCGCATTGCTCACCGTCGAGGGCGAAGGGCACACCATCGTGACAGCGGGTACCAACGACTGCGTCAACGCAATCGCCGCCGATTACCTGATCCACCTCGAACTGCCGCCCGCGGGCACGTCATGTCGGCTATGAAAGGCCAACCATGCGCCAACACAGGGCATTTCGTGAATAGCCCGATGTGTCCGTGCGGGCGTGACAGCATCGAATACAACGGAAGGGCGTGCCGATGAGCGCAGCAACGGAGAAAGTTGCCCACGTGGGCCGGCTGGCGGACATCCCCGAGAGGACGCCCCACGACGTGCAGATCGCCGGTGTGGATCTGGTCCTCATCCGTGTCGGCAAGGACATCTCTGCGCTGTACGGTCGCTGCGCACATCGGGGCGCCCGCATGGCCGAGGGCCAGATCAAAGGTGACACAGTGGTATGCGGTCTGCACGGATGGCGGTACGACATCACCACCGGTATCGCACCGGTCAACCCGTCCGTGGCGCTGACGAAGTTTCCCGCCTGGGTCACCGACGGCGAAGTCTATGTCGACGAGTCCGCGGTGTCCGCATTCGCTGCGGCGAACCCGCAGCCGTATGGCGACGACGGTTACCAGGGCACCTGGATCAAGCCCTCCGATACGCCCGAGGAGCCGTTCGTCACGCAGATTCACGAGCTCGCCGCGCATGGACTCGACCGGGTGGGCCCCGACGGCCCGGTGGACGCGATGGGGGTGCCGCGGGACCGACTGCCCTCGTGGGATTCGATCCAGTTGTTGCCCGCCCAGCTGCACCGGTTGCCGCTGTTGGAGGACGAGCCGGTCAATACCGAGACCGTGATCGGCCCCGGTGCCGCCCGGCCGCTCACGCTCGAGATCCCGTTGTTCGTCAGTGATATGAGCTTCGGCGCGCTGTCTCAGGAAGCCAAGACCGCCCTGGCTGCCGGAGCGGACCTGGCCGGCACCGGGATCTGTTCGGGTGAGGGCGGCATGCTCCCCGAGGAACAGCAGGCCAATTCGAGGTACTTCTACGAACTGGCGTCCGGCCGCTTCGGCTGGAGCTTCGAGCATCTGGACAAGGTGCAGGCATTCCACTTCAAGGGCGGGCAGGGCGCCAAGACCGGCACCGGCGGTCACCTGCCCGGGACCAAGGTGGTCGACCGCATCGCCGAGGTCCGGGGATTGGCCCCGGGGACCTCGGCGATCTCGCCGGCCCGGTTCCCGGAGTGGGACTCACTGCAACACTTCAAGGACTTCGCCGCCCGGGTGCGCGAGGAGTCCGGCGGAATCCCGGTGGGCTACAAGATGAGCGCGCAACACGTCGAGCGGGACATCGACGCCGTGCTGGAAATCGGCGTGGACTATCTGATCCTCGACGGCCGTGGCGGCGGTACCGGGGCCGCGCCGACGATCTTCCGCGACCACATCTCCGTACCCACCATCCCGGCGCTGGCGCGGGCGCGCCGACACCTGGACTCCTCCGGGGCCGACGACGTCACGCTGGTGATCACCGGTGGC
The DNA window shown above is from Mycolicibacterium confluentis and carries:
- a CDS encoding alpha/beta hydrolase; the encoded protein is MDRFYEQRIAWETCDDYASTAIETAVFAAAPTAECGRLMVPLNYQQPSGKTARLAVMRVPARGEAIGSLVINPGGPGGSGLFAAAATSLGLAENPVTESFDLVGLDPRGVGRSEPSIDCFTDTDTEADEGDVPLTTQGTTVQWTEADTRAIVDRCAAGSGGADVLASVGTRDAARDIDVLRAVLGDEKLTFLGQSYGTRLGAVYAEQFPQNIRAMLLDGAIDPHLGTAQRRIGAFAGFQRSFEQMAAYCATQAICPLGHDPAGATKTFAQIVRPLYDTPVPALGSELSYNEAIGGVISGLYTETAWPRVIAGIAQLQQGRGDELLQLTYDFALRDAEGRWTNFTEALYAINCMDEERLSETEGDELRAAIFGVAPFMDPGVQLTGARDGCEHWPAEPTLGCPYATEIAGLPTTLVVSITGDPTTPHASGISLASALGSALLTVEGEGHTIVTAGTNDCVNAIAADYLIHLELPPAGTSCRL
- a CDS encoding sigma-70 family RNA polymerase sigma factor, producing MSHPAQPDDDELTARFEREVIPLLDRLFNAAMRLTQQRADAEDLVQETMIRAYAGFRSYQPGTNLAGWLLRIQANAHISGYRKRMRRPTETMMSTIHEWQLTDHAARLPRSLRSAELVVLESLPDDDIRAALDKLPEIFRMAVYYADVEGLSHKEICAITGTPPGTVMSRIHRGRSRLRVLLADLAADRGYVPPPTSRGGKQPAASAPAAH
- a CDS encoding extracellular catalytic domain type 1 short-chain-length polyhydroxyalkanoate depolymerase; the protein is MAFTDSMGTTSTNAIVRRRRPALALALALTMAATGLTAAAQFGMPWAMGAGDRNHVYVGDGGRQRYQVHVPPHHEWGSGLPVVMAIHGCAMTGFGWNSMKATTQLNGLADREGFIVVYPTQRLLRGTVNCWDSGDPREQHRGSGEPALLAGAARQVVADYGADPHRVHVVGASSGAGTAVILAATYPDLFATVTSVAGGEYGLNQVRPDDPDATPPEYTARQAWAQMGQRARHVPMLVIQGAQDEVVPPLVADRLVAHWTAVQDLVDDGMLNDSLGVVEQVHRTPAGPDRHAYTRSTRTAADGATLVESYLVEGMGHSWPGPSGAGLFTDHAGPDASVLTWEFARQHALS
- a CDS encoding glutamate synthase-related protein; its protein translation is MSAATEKVAHVGRLADIPERTPHDVQIAGVDLVLIRVGKDISALYGRCAHRGARMAEGQIKGDTVVCGLHGWRYDITTGIAPVNPSVALTKFPAWVTDGEVYVDESAVSAFAAANPQPYGDDGYQGTWIKPSDTPEEPFVTQIHELAAHGLDRVGPDGPVDAMGVPRDRLPSWDSIQLLPAQLHRLPLLEDEPVNTETVIGPGAARPLTLEIPLFVSDMSFGALSQEAKTALAAGADLAGTGICSGEGGMLPEEQQANSRYFYELASGRFGWSFEHLDKVQAFHFKGGQGAKTGTGGHLPGTKVVDRIAEVRGLAPGTSAISPARFPEWDSLQHFKDFAARVREESGGIPVGYKMSAQHVERDIDAVLEIGVDYLILDGRGGGTGAAPTIFRDHISVPTIPALARARRHLDSSGADDVTLVITGGIRTPADMVKALALGADAIAVSNAALQAIGCVGMRACHTNACPAGIATQDPLLRARLPVPAAAQRLNRYLRSAVELMVVLARACGHRRLADFNLDDLTTFDRDFAYLSGVPYAGAVPL
- a CDS encoding zinc-dependent alcohol dehydrogenase family protein; the protein is MTDPMKAVVLARFGGPEAFELRDVSVPQVGPRQVRVNVHATAVNPLDYQIRRGDYADHVPLPAIIGHDVSGVIEEVGSDVTEFAPGDAVYYTPRIFGGPGSYAEQHVADVDLVGRKPENINHLEAASLTLVGGTVWESLVTRAQLSVGETILIHGGTGGVGTIAIQTAKAIGAQVITTAKAAAHEFVRSLGADAAIDFTSTDYVEAVADLTRGKGVDVVFDTIGGDTLTKSPLTLTDGGRVISIVDIAQPQNLIEAWGRNAAYHFVFTRQNQGKLNALTTLVERGLVKPVIGATLPLARVGEAHELLENRQRYTLRGKVAIDVAGDTVELPPLRAA
- a CDS encoding GlxA family transcriptional regulator, giving the protein MVVLVLEGALPMDVGIPAEVFHPETGFGYEVSACGVSAGTVPSHGGFGFTVPRGLDALAEADTIIVPGYAPAGRPVPAQVLEALRSAASRGARIASICYGAFALAEAGLLDGLSATTHWDAADKLAQRHPQITVEPNVLFVDEGSVLTSAGAAAGLDLCLHMVRRDLGVSAANEIARGLVTAPYRAGGQAQYLPKSTSAGQGESLAATREWAMTRLDEQITVAGLAAHARMSPRTFLRRFTEETGSTPLQWVLRARVDTARELLESTRLPVDRIAEEVGLGTGSNLRLHFRRLLDVSPTEYRATFAGRS
- a CDS encoding Lsr2 family DNA-binding protein, whose amino-acid sequence is MTAAKKAQSREARAARASTKTTARKAKATKPAGARRKSAGKTTAPARTSAIRQWATENGHTVSTRGRIPAAVLQAYTAAH